TTGCACGTAAGATATCGGCCCAAGTTTGTTAAGAATgcctacattttttttcttttaaataagcAAGTTGGATTGAGGCGAATTATTATCAGATTATTATGTTAGCTGATCTACAATTTAaatattgaactcttgacttGAACATTTTATATGTACCTAACTCCTAGCTATTTTTATATGTCAATTTATTCCACTTGAGTACAGTTGATCGGAAGCGGTGTCCGCACAGTATGCTTTGGGACGCTCTGTCCGACCGAACAAACACGCGATGAATTGAAATCATAGATCAGTCCTTGGTCAACGTACGCCAAGTAGCAAGAAGTTGGTCTCTTTCAATTGACGTCACAACTTTATTCTCTCCCCTTCTGATATTCCTAACATTATAAACTCAAGTACTGGACATATATGAATTAAAGTTTAGAAGCAAATAAGTGTGAAGCAAGTCAATGCAACAGCTGACTATGATTCTCTTGTGCTTTAAATGTCTAAGGCACGTAAGCTATATGAAGAATTTCTACTCACAAAACTGAATCCTTCAAAGACGGTGACTCATGATCCAATCTTATTAAAAAAACCTTGCTAACGTTGGTTGGCAACTCGCATCCACAATTTCCTGCTCTTAAATTGTTCCTTACCTCTATTAATACTCGcagtgaaaagagagagagggagagaggtggCCATGAATGAGGAAACGTAGAGCAGTCATCAATGGCGAAACAAAAGTGCACTACTGTTTGCTGGTTTCTCATAGTATGTTGCCTCACATTCTTAACTGTTCCCCTATTATTATCCCTCTCTTATTTTTCAGTATCCTCCTTTCATGTCtgtttttcttcacaaaaaatgaAGGCTTACTGCCTTAGTTCCGGCTTCAATGCCACTGAAGCCCAAGCACCCAGTCCCCATGTCAAGCCTACAAATGCTTCGCTCACTGAAGGAGATCAACCACTCTGTGCAACAGATAGCCTTAAAGGCCTAAGTTATACCAATGCAATGGCAGAGGGCAATGGCACCAAGTATGTTCAGGCCGGCGGCAAATCTACATCGGCGGGGACGCATACGGATACGAAAACAATATCCAATCGCTTCCACGGCTGCTCGATGCGAAGATCAAATCAAAGCAAGAACATAGATTATGCAATTTCAACAGTGGCGCACCAAGTTCACAAACTAAGATCTCTAGCACATAACAGCACATGCAAAGGCACATGCAATGACACCATATGCCAAGGGAAGGGGATATTTGTCTATGATCTGCCTCCAAAGTTCAACAAAGAAGTGCTGGATGGATGTGCTAAAATCTTCCCATGGATGAATTTTTGTGGGCACCTCTCCAATCAAGGCCTTGGGCGCCTAGTCCACGAACTGGGTTCGAATTGGTACGCGACCAACCAGTTCTCGCTCGAGCCGATCTTCCATTCGCGGATCAAGAATCACCCTTGCCGGGttcttgaagaagaaaaggccTCACTTTTCTACATACCATTTTATGCAGGATTGAATGCAATGAAGGGCAATTCCCATAATTCCCCAGTTCATACTAAGGACCAGCTTGGATTGGAGCTAGTAGAGTGGATGAAGACCAAGAAGTCATGGGTCAAGAACCAGGGAAGAGACCATTTTATAGCTGTGGGCACTATCTCTTGGGACCTTAGAAGAAAGACTAATGGTCAGGGCTGGGGAACAAACTTATTGGAGCTTAATGAAATGCAAAACCCAATTAAACTAATAATAGAGCGCCAACCTTGGCACAGTAATGATGTAGGGATTCCTTACCCCACCAACTTTCACCCTACCTCTGATCAGGACATCATCAGTCTACAATCCAAGCTCTCTGAATCCAAACGGAAAACTTTGATTAGTTTCGCCGGCAGCGGGAGACCGAGAATGAAGAAGAACATCCGCAGGATCTTAATCGAGGAATGCATGAGAAACTCTAGTGTTTGCACATACCTTGACTGCAAGTTAGTTGATTGTGTGAGCCCAGGCACTGTGGCGAAGCTTTTGATGGAGTCAGAGTTTTGCCTGCAGCCTCCAGGTGACAGTCCGACAAGGAAATCGTTCTTTGATTCTCTGGTTTATGGTTGCATTCCTGTTGTATTCGATCCTTTCACGGCGCACTTCCAGTATTCGTGGCACTTGCCGGAGGACTGCCGGCGGTACTCGGTTTATATAGATCAAGAGCTAGTGAAGCAGGGGAAGGTGGATGTCATGAATGTTCTCAGTGGGATCTCGACTGaagagagaaggaagatgaGAAGATACATAATTTTTGAGCTCATGCCGCGAATTATCTACGCGAATTATGACTCGAAACTTGTGAATTTTCGGGATGCCTTTGAGATTTCTATTGATAATATGCTACGGATGGCAGCTTGATTGGTATCTTTCCGCATTTTTCATTATGTTGCTTTCAGTGTACATGTTATCTTATCTAAAGAATATAACCATAAGCATATTACAGGTTGCATgaatttctgcattttgtttATGGTAGCAACTGCCACCCCGAAGCTGGCTACGGCATTGGGAGATTTCTTACTTTATAGTTTTTACGGATGTCGATGAATCGGATTTAGCTTTAAAAGCCAGATCTGGAAGCAAATTTAGTATAAGAAACTAATCAGAGAAGATTCAtgtttaagaaatgacatctgatcaaaTTCGGAGGTGGATAgggatttaaataaatattttattggatttagatttagattttggtttgtatttagttttaaataaatttgttaTATCTAATacccatatattttgaaagtggACTGCAGCTTGGATTCAGTTGTGTATTTAACAGGTGGATTCTGATTCTGTTGTGAatttaaatgttggatttggattggattcaaattatgaatttaaagtcaaattcagatatcatacagacttttctttatttgcatttGAATCCATTTAGAATCTAAGATCTGCCAATTAATCAGATATGGTAAAGAGTGCAgctaattcaaatccaattgattgacatccctagttatCATGA
This window of the Nymphaea colorata isolate Beijing-Zhang1983 chromosome 2, ASM883128v2, whole genome shotgun sequence genome carries:
- the LOC116247477 gene encoding xyloglucan-specific galacturonosyltransferase 1-like; this encodes MKAYCLSSGFNATEAQAPSPHVKPTNASLTEGDQPLCATDSLKGLSYTNAMAEGNGTKYVQAGGKSTSAGTHTDTKTISNRFHGCSMRRSNQSKNIDYAISTVAHQVHKLRSLAHNSTCKGTCNDTICQGKGIFVYDLPPKFNKEVLDGCAKIFPWMNFCGHLSNQGLGRLVHELGSNWYATNQFSLEPIFHSRIKNHPCRVLEEEKASLFYIPFYAGLNAMKGNSHNSPVHTKDQLGLELVEWMKTKKSWVKNQGRDHFIAVGTISWDLRRKTNGQGWGTNLLELNEMQNPIKLIIERQPWHSNDVGIPYPTNFHPTSDQDIISLQSKLSESKRKTLISFAGSGRPRMKKNIRRILIEECMRNSSVCTYLDCKLVDCVSPGTVAKLLMESEFCLQPPGDSPTRKSFFDSLVYGCIPVVFDPFTAHFQYSWHLPEDCRRYSVYIDQELVKQGKVDVMNVLSGISTEERRKMRRYIIFELMPRIIYANYDSKLVNFRDAFEISIDNMLRMAA